Genomic window (Candidatus Effluviviaceae Genus I sp.):
GATCGCCTCGAGGTTGCGCTTCGACGAGAGGAAGGCGCGCACGCTCGCGGCGATCACCGGACCGACCTCCTCGGCCTCCGCGAGCTCCTCGGCGCCGGCCCCTCTCAGCGCCTTCATGCTCGGGAACCGCTCCGCGATCGCCTCGGCGACGCGGGACCCCACGTGCCGGACCCCGAGCGCGAAGAGCACGCGGGAGAACGGTCTCGACCGGCTCTTCTCCACGGCCGCGACGAGGTTCGCCGCCGAGCGCTCGCCCATGCGCGGGAGCGCCGCGAGCGCGGCCGCGTCGAGCGAGTAGAGGTCGCCGTAGTCCGCGGCGAGCCCGCCGTCCACGAGCTGCTCGACGAGCGCCGGGCCGAGGCCCGCAATGTCCATCGCGCCGCGGGACGCGAAGTGCTCGATGGCGCGCTTGACCTGCGCCGGGCACGCCACGTTCTCGCAGCGGAGGTCGGCCTCGCCCTCGATCTCCGCGACGGGCTGCCCGCAGACCGGGCACCGGCCGGGCATCCTGAACCTGCGGGGCCGCCCCTTCCGCTCCCCGACCAGCACGCGGACGACCTTCGGGATGACGTCCCCGCCCTTCTCGATCTCGACCGTGTCGCCGACGCGCACGTCGAGCCGCTCGATCTCGTGGCGGTTGTGCAGCGTCGCCCGCGAGACGGTCGAGCCCGCGACCGGCACCGGGTCGAGCACGGCCACCGGGGTGAGCCTGCCCGTCCGCCCCACCTGGACGACGATCTCCCGCACGACGGTCCGCGCGGCCTGCGCGGCGAACTTGAAGGCGATGCCCCACCGCGCGCTCTTCGCCGTCGCGCCGAGCAGCCCGCAGAGCGCGAGGTCGTCCACCTTGACGACCATGCCGTCGGTGTCGTAGTCGAGCTCGCGCCGCCGCTCTTCCCACTCGCGGCACCGCTCGACGACGGCCTCGATGTCGCCGCACCACTGCGCGTGGGGGCTTGCACGCAGCCCCATCGCGGCGATCGCATCGAGCGCCTCGCGCTGCGTGGCGACGCCGAGCTCGGTCGCGTTCACGATCTGGTAGAAGAGCGCGTCGAGCGGCCGCTTCGCCACCTCCGCGGGGTCGAGGAGCTTGAGCGACCCGGCCGCCGCGTTGCGCGGGTTCGCGAAGAGGGCCTCTCCCGCCCGTTCGCGCTCGCGGTTGGCCGACTCGAACCCCGAGCGCGGCATGAACACCTCGCCCCTCACCTCGACCGTCGCCCGTCCGCGCGCCCCGGCCAGCCGGAGCGGCACCGAGCGGATCGTCCTCACGTTCGCGGTGACGTCGTCCCCCCGCGCGCCGTCTCCGCGCGTGGCCGCCGTCGCGAGGGCTCCCCCCTCGTACCGGAGGGCGACGCTCACGCCGTCCACCTTGAGCTCGACGACGTAGCCGGGGGCCTCGCCGGGAAGGAGCTTCTTCACGCGCTCGTCGAACGCGCGGAGCTCGTCGGCCGAGTAGGTGTTGTCGAGCGACAGCATGGGGACGCTGTGGGCGACCGTCGCGAACCCGCCGGTGAGCGCGCCGCCGACGCGCTGCGTCGGGGAGTCCGGCGTGACGAGCGCGGGATGGTCGCGCTCGAGCCCGGCGAGCTCCGCGAGGAGGCAGTCGTACTCGGTGTCGGAGATCTCGGGAGCGGCCTCGCCGTAGTACTTGCGGTCGTGATGCCGGATGAGCTCGCGGAGCTTCTCGACCCGCTCCGCGGCGCCCTTCCTCGCTCCCATCGTGGTGCCTGCTCCTTCAGGGGAAGACGCGCGCGAGCGCCTGAGGAGTGCCGCTAGAACTCGCGGGAGAGCCCGACGTGCAGCTTGCCCTCGAGGGGGCGGTCGCCCTCGCCGAGCCCGTAGTCGAGCGACATTATACCCAGCCGTGTGTCGGCCCGCAATCCGATTCCGTACCCCAGCTTCACGCCCTTCGCGGCGTTCGCGCCCCCGCGGTAGTAGTAGCCCGCGTCCAGGAACGCCAGGGCGCGGGAGCGCCGTGTGAGGATCAGGCGGTACTCGACGGTCCCGAGCGCCGTCCTCGTGCCGCGGAACTGCTCCTCGCGGTAGCCGCGGAGACTCCTCGCGCCGCCGAGAACCAGCTGCTCGTGGAAGGGGACGGCGTCCTCGGTGCTCGAGACCGCGGCGAGCTGCGCCAGGAGCGCGACGACGTGTCGCGGCCTTGCCGGAACGAACGCGTCGCCCGAAAGGGTGAACGTGGCGGCGCGCTCTCGTCGCCCGGTGTCCCCCTCCTTCTTCGCGGCGTACGCGACGCCGCCGGCCAGGCGCGCGCCGCGGGTCGGGTTGACCGGCACGTCCGTGGCGTCGAACTCCGCGCCGAGCGCCGTCCGCGCGCTGGACGCACCCCGGCCGTACGACGGCGCCGGAGCGTATCGCGCGCCGCCGACGGTCCACGCGACGGTGGTCCTCTCCCCCATGCGCGCCGCCACGCGCAGGTCGCCCTCCGTCGTGGTGTAGAGCGTGTCGCGGACGGTCTGGGCGCCGCTCACGGTCAGATCGACCGGCGAGCCGAGGACCCACGGTTCTGTGTACGAGAACGACGCCCTCGTGCGCCCCGGCGCGGTCCGCGCCCACGCGGCCGCCGCCGACCTTCCGGTGCCGGCGATGTTGCGGAGGACGACGTCCACGAACCCCGTCACCTCGCCCTCGTCTCCCGCGGCGCCGGATGCGTCGTACCCGAGGACGCCGGTGACCCTGCTCGACGGCGCTTCCGAGAGACGCACGCCGACCACCGCTCGACCGGTCGAGCGGTCGAACGCGACGACCGGGTCGCCCACGCTCCGGAAGAGCCCGAGCTTCTCGAGCCTGCGCCGAACGCGGGCAACGCGTCCGGCGTCGTAGGTCGCGCCGGGCTGGATGCCCGCCGCGCGCGCCACGACGGCGGCCCCGGTGACCGTGTTGCCGCTCACGACGACCTCGCCGAACCTGACCAGCGGACCCTCGTCCACGGCGAGCGTGAGCGCGAACCCGTCCCGTCGTCGGGCCGCTCCCGCCGGGCGCACGGACGCGAGCGGTCGTCCGGAAGCGGCGTACATCTCGAGAAGCTCGTCCACCCCCCGCGCGACCGCGCCGTTCGTGAGAAGTGCGCCCGGCCTGAGCCCGCCGCGCTCGAGCGCGGCGGCGGCGCCGGGCGAAGCCGCGCCCCTGAGCGTGAGCGTGTCGAGGCGCGCCGCCGGGCCTTCGTCCAGCGCGACGCGGACCGCGCCCGCGGGCTCGTCCCACGAGACCGCGACGGCCGCGAGCGGGCGGCCGGCGGCGGCCAGAAGTGCCAGCAGGGAGTCCACGCGCTCGGCGAGCTCCGTCGTGTCCGGCAACGCCGCCAGGGCGGGCGCGAGGATCGTCGCGACCTCGTCCGCCGCGACGGTCCGCGCGCCGAGCACCTCGACGGCCGCCGCTTCTGCTGCGCTCAGAGCGAGGAGCGCGGCGGCGCACAGCGCGGCGAGCAGGCGCCCCACGGCCGTGCGTGTGTCAGAAGTACGCATTGACCCTCATGTCGAGCGTGTGGCGGGCGTCGGCCCGCGGCCGCGCCTCGCCGGTGTACGCGATGGAGCCGGTGAGGTAGTCGTTCAGCCGGTAGTCGCCGGACAGTCTCCACTCCGACGTCACGCCCGGGGACCGCCCCTGCGCCAGATAGGTCGGGAGCGCGTCGAGCCCTGTCGAGACCTCCGTCCTCGTCACGGACAGCGAGATCGCCCCGCGCCCGGCGAGGCGGTACGTCGCGCTCGGCGTGACGCCCACGCTCGTGACGGCGACGTCGAGGAGCCGCTCGTCCTGGCGGGCGAGCGACCCGGCGAGCCTGAGCTCAAGCTCGCTTGAGGGCGAGACCGTCACCTCGGCCAGCGCGGACCCCTCCCGGATCTCGTAGCTCGACCCGGCCCCCGACGTGCTCACGTCCCGCGAGGACAGATCTCCGCGCACCCGGTAGACGACCGAGCGGCCGCTCGCGACCTTCACCTCGGCCGCCCCCGTCCGCTCCTTCCTCGTGTCGGTCGCGTTGACGTAGACCCTGTCGAGCCCGTCGCGGGACTCGAGCGACAGACGCACGGACGCGCGCCCGCCCGGCGCCACGAAGCGCGCGACGTGCCGGGCGGACAGCTCGCCGGTCACCGTCTCGGGACCCAGGATCACGTCCGGCGACAGGAGGTAGAGCCCGGCGCGGTCGTCGGTCCTGCTCACCTCTCTGAGCTTCACGTCCGTCTCGAGCGAGAGCCCCGCGAGGAGCCGCCTCACGGCGCTCGCGTCCGGCAGCGCGCCGCGGCCCGACGACCGGAACGCGACCGTCCACCTCGTCGCGGCCGAGAGGTCGGTCACGGGGAGGTACCGGCCCGTCGACACGATGCGCGTGACCTCGACGCCGTCCTGGACGGTCACGTAGCGTTCCTTCTCCTCCACCTCGGTCGCGGTGACGGAGTACCTCGCCTCTCCGGACACCGCGCCGGCGAACGACCTGTGACCGAGCCGCACGCTCGCGAGGTCGTAGCGGGACCCGGCGTCGGCGAAGCCCGGCTCGAACTCGGTCGCCCGCCGCAGGACGCTCGCGTCGAACGTGAGCCGCTCCCATCCCGACAGCCCCAGCGCGTACTCCTGGGTCCGCGTGACCGAGGCGCTCGCCCACCCGCCCCCCGCCGACCGGTCGGTGAGCCTATGGGAGTACGCCGCCCGCAAGGACACCGCGCTTCCGCGGCCGCCGGACGACGCGACGGCCGCCCCGTACTCGTCGTAGCGCTCACCGCTCCCGCCGGCGGAGCGCTCGTCGTGCGCGTACGAAACGGACGGCACGACGAACCCGACGGTCCGCTCCACCCCGCCGCGGTACAGCGCGCGATGTCTCGTCAGCGCGGTGTCCGCGCCGGCGTAGTCCAGGTCCACGAACCGCCCGCTCGCCCACACCCTCGAGCGTTCCCCAGGCCGCGCGGACAGGTCGAACTCGGTCTTGGACGACGAGAGCGCGCTCCCCCGCTCGAGCCGTCCGTGGGAGACGCTCAGCCGGCCTCCGCCCTCGAGCGCGACCGCGGCCCCGCCCTCGACGAGGGACTCGAGCGCCGGGAGCGCGAGGCCGGCAAGCTCCCACTCCTCCTCGTACCTGAGCTCCCGGAAGCGCCCGATGCCCTCGAAGTTCCCTCCGACCCTGCGTCCCGACGCGGCCAGCTCGAGCCGGGACCCGCCGAGCCGCACGGGGGGCAGAACGGCGCGCGCGGCCTGAGCGTTGCCGAGGTTGTCGTCGTCGTCGAACTCCGAGAAGGTGTTCCTGTCGAAGCTCGACACCGCCCCCTCGACGGCCACGGACCCGCCTCCCGGCAGCGGGACCGTCGCGTCCGCAGCGAGCAGCGCGCGGTCGGTCGGCATGGGAAGGGAGCGCCCGAGCCGATAGCGCCCCTCGCCCTCGCCCGCGTACACGTAGCGCCCCCGCGCGAAGTCGAAGTCGTAGCCGCCGCCGACCCAGCGCTCGAACCTGAGATCGTAGTCGCCGGAGTCCGCGCCCGCGTACTCGAACACGCCCTCCTCGACGAGGACGTAGTCCCCCTCGCCGGCGCCGACGAAGGAGACGCCGTCGTCCCACGCGAGGGCGGCGTCGTCGCCGGCCGCCCGAAGGAGCGACACGTCGTCGTCGCTCAGTCCCGCCCCCTCCGCGGCGCCCCGGTCGTCCGCCTCCCGCAGGAAGCTCACGCCCACGTCGGCCGCGCCGCCCAGGACCGGCGCCCGGCCCCGCCCGCCGTAGATGTCCCTCGCGAAGTCCCCGAGCGCGTACTCGTAGTCCACCGTGATGCGGTTGTCCGAAGACACCGGCCTGCGCTCGGTGAACTCGATCTCGCCGGCGGCGTAGTCGATGACGTAGTCCCTGTCCCGGCCGCGGACCATCGGCTCGCCGTCGAGCCAGACGCGCTCGCTGCCGGCCACGACCGTCACGCCCGGAGTCCCGGAGCGACCGGTGAGGATGTAGGGCCCCTGCCGGCCGTCGACCCCCTCGAGCGTCGCGCTCGCGAACTCGCCCCTGAGGCGCGCGCCGGCGGCAAGCACCGTCGCCTCTCCGATCCCCGCGGTCGCCATCGCGCCTGAGAGCTCGCGGCGGACGGTCGCGAGCGTCCCGCCGTCGATGGCAAGCCGGTAGTCGCCCAGGGTCGCCGAGACGCGCTCGCCGCGGAGCTCGATGAGCACCTTGTCGAGGGCTCTCAGCTCCTCGGTGTCGCCCTCCGGCACGAGGGGCGTGTTCTGGTCCGAGAGGTACGCGTTGACGACGACGTCGCTCGTGATGTTCCCCGACACGCTCAGCCTGAGCGACTGCTCGAGAGAGAGGTCTCGCCCCGATCCCACCGTGATCCCGAAGGTCTTGGCGCCGCCGACGCGCAGCCCGGCCCCCAGCGGCTCGGCGCGCCGCGGGGCCGCGGCGTCCACGACGAGCGTGGCCCCGCTCGGAAACCCCTCGGGAAGCGACGAGGACGAGTCGGCGTGTGCGAGGCGGTACACGGGCGGAAGCGCCAGCGGAAGGCAGGTGTACGTGAGGACGAGCCGGGCGGTGTCGGAGAGGTCCGCGAGCAGGACGACCGTGCCGGTCTCGGTGTCGAACGAGTAGTCCACGCCACGGGCGAGGCCGACCCCGTCGACGGTCAGCGTGTCGCTGCCCGCGAGCACGAGGGCGTCGGGGACCGCATAGCCCGCGCGGAGGTCGACCGCGCGCGCGGTCACCTCGCGCCGACCGCCCGTTCGCTCGAAGAGGCCGGCGACGCAGGGCGCCGCCTGGTGCCAGAGGAGCGCCGACAGGGCTGCGGCGCCGAACGCGGCCCGGGCGCGCGCGCGGGCACGCCGGCCCGTCGCCCGCTCCCTACTGGCGACAGTCGCCATAGTCCACGGTGACGCTGAGGAAGCGCCCCCCCGCGCCGTCGAGCACGACGAGGCTGCCGTCGGAGGCCGGGGCGAGGTCGGTCGGGCGGAACGCGAGACCGGCGTCGTCTCGGACGAGCTCCGCGGTGAGAACACCCTGCGCCGAGAACGCCAGCACCCTCCCCCGCGCTTCGTCGGCCACGAACAGGTTCGCCTGCCGGTCGAACGCGACGGCGACCGGGGTGAGGCTGTCCGGCGCCGTCACGGAGCGCACGTGGGCCCCGAACTCGTCGAACACCTCGACCGAGCGGCGCCCCGGGTCCGCCACGGCGATCTCCCCGCGGGGACCGACGGCGATGCCCGCCGGCGCCACGAGCCCACCCGCGCCCGCTCCGAACCGCCCGATCGGCGGCATGGCCTGCCCGAACCGCGAGAAGACCAGCACGGACCGCGCGTCGGCGTCGAGCAGCAGGACCTCGCCGGAGCGGCCCACCGCGACGGCGACCGGCGACTCGAGCGCGCCGTCGCCGACGACGGTGTCCACGTAGTTGCCGTCCTTGTCGAACCGCTGCACGCGACGGTTCCCGCGGTCGAGCACGTACACGTAGAACCCCGGGTACACTGCGAGGTCCGCGGGGCCGTCGAACCGCGACGGTTCCCAGCCGTACCCCCCGAACTCGCGCTCGCTCTCGCCCTCGGTCGTGAGCACGAGGACCCTGTGGTTGCCCGTGTCGGCGATGACGATGCTGCCGCGGTGATCGACCGCGATGCCGAGCGCGCCGGAGAGCTGCGCAGGCCCGGCGGGCGTGACGGAGCGCACGCACCAGAGCTGCGTCACGCACGCGGCGGGCCCCGGCGGGGCCCATGTCGAGAGCAGGGCGCCCGCGACGAGGAAGGAGAGACGCGCCGCCCGGCGGTCGCGTCGTGTGGGAAGGTCCGTCATGATCGCACGCCCCCGAAAGGGTGGAGCGCCGGGAAGGGGCAGGCCGCGATGGAAGACGTCGGTGCGTGACCTAGAACCGGATCTCGAGCGTCGTGCGGGCTCCGACGTCACCGTCCGCAAGTTCGGGCACGACGGAGAGGGACGCGCGAGCCTCGGCGCGCCCTTCGTTGGCGCGCCTGGCCATCCACGCGCTGTCGATGGCGCTCACCGCCCTGTTCAGCACGGCCAGGCCCGTCATGTAGAACGCCCTGCGCCTGGCCTCGCCCGCGAGCTGCCTCAGCCGG
Coding sequences:
- a CDS encoding BamA/TamA family outer membrane protein, which codes for MRTSDTRTAVGRLLAALCAAALLALSAAEAAAVEVLGARTVAADEVATILAPALAALPDTTELAERVDSLLALLAAAGRPLAAVAVSWDEPAGAVRVALDEGPAARLDTLTLRGAASPGAAAALERGGLRPGALLTNGAVARGVDELLEMYAASGRPLASVRPAGAARRRDGFALTLAVDEGPLVRFGEVVVSGNTVTGAAVVARAAGIQPGATYDAGRVARVRRRLEKLGLFRSVGDPVVAFDRSTGRAVVGVRLSEAPSSRVTGVLGYDASGAAGDEGEVTGFVDVVLRNIAGTGRSAAAAWARTAPGRTRASFSYTEPWVLGSPVDLTVSGAQTVRDTLYTTTEGDLRVAARMGERTTVAWTVGGARYAPAPSYGRGASSARTALGAEFDATDVPVNPTRGARLAGGVAYAAKKEGDTGRRERAATFTLSGDAFVPARPRHVVALLAQLAAVSSTEDAVPFHEQLVLGGARSLRGYREEQFRGTRTALGTVEYRLILTRRSRALAFLDAGYYYRGGANAAKGVKLGYGIGLRADTRLGIMSLDYGLGEGDRPLEGKLHVGLSREF
- a CDS encoding NHL repeat-containing protein, which produces MTDLPTRRDRRAARLSFLVAGALLSTWAPPGPAACVTQLWCVRSVTPAGPAQLSGALGIAVDHRGSIVIADTGNHRVLVLTTEGESEREFGGYGWEPSRFDGPADLAVYPGFYVYVLDRGNRRVQRFDKDGNYVDTVVGDGALESPVAVAVGRSGEVLLLDADARSVLVFSRFGQAMPPIGRFGAGAGGLVAPAGIAVGPRGEIAVADPGRRSVEVFDEFGAHVRSVTAPDSLTPVAVAFDRQANLFVADEARGRVLAFSAQGVLTAELVRDDAGLAFRPTDLAPASDGSLVVLDGAGGRFLSVTVDYGDCRQ
- the ligA gene encoding NAD-dependent DNA ligase LigA is translated as MGARKGAAERVEKLRELIRHHDRKYYGEAAPEISDTEYDCLLAELAGLERDHPALVTPDSPTQRVGGALTGGFATVAHSVPMLSLDNTYSADELRAFDERVKKLLPGEAPGYVVELKVDGVSVALRYEGGALATAATRGDGARGDDVTANVRTIRSVPLRLAGARGRATVEVRGEVFMPRSGFESANRERERAGEALFANPRNAAAGSLKLLDPAEVAKRPLDALFYQIVNATELGVATQREALDAIAAMGLRASPHAQWCGDIEAVVERCREWEERRRELDYDTDGMVVKVDDLALCGLLGATAKSARWGIAFKFAAQAARTVVREIVVQVGRTGRLTPVAVLDPVPVAGSTVSRATLHNRHEIERLDVRVGDTVEIEKGGDVIPKVVRVLVGERKGRPRRFRMPGRCPVCGQPVAEIEGEADLRCENVACPAQVKRAIEHFASRGAMDIAGLGPALVEQLVDGGLAADYGDLYSLDAAALAALPRMGERSAANLVAAVEKSRSRPFSRVLFALGVRHVGSRVAEAIAERFPSMKALRGAGAEELAEAEEVGPVIAASVRAFLSSKRNLEAIAKLERAGVTMSAARARSGPRPLAGMTIVLTGSLETMTREEAAAAITAAGGRVSGSVSARTSLVVVGSDAGSKLAKARALGVRTADERELRKLLGR